The genomic segment GCCGAGGCCGGTTTTTTTTATTGGTGGAGCTAAGCGGAATCGAACCGCTGACCTCTTGCATGCCATGCAAGCGCTCTCCCAGCTGAGCTATAGCCCCGTACACATGATGTCGTCTCTGGTGGACGGGGCGCATGATATGAATTTCAACAAACTCTGTCAACGGCTAAATTCGCCAAACGGGTCAAACGCTGAAAAAGCCGTCAAATCAGCGCTGACGGGCCCTTTATTGCGCTCGCTGGGCGATAAAATCCAGCGCCAAATCGATGCGCGCCAGAGACCGCGACTGACCTATTGCATGCACGGTAACATCAAGGGCCGGGGACTGACCGGCGCCGGTTACCGCAACGCGCAGCGGCATACCCACTTTGCCCATGCCCACCTGCAGTTCCTCGGCCGTTTGTTCAATGGCCGCATGCACCGAAGCCGGCGTCCACTCGTCGAGCGCCGCCAGCTTGGCGCGAACCGCCTGCAGCGCCGGGGCCGCCACCGGGCGCAAATGCTTCTTGGCCGCATCGACATCAAATTCGCTGTCTTCGTAGAAATAGCGGCAGCTGGCGGCTATCTCTTTGAGGGTTTTGCAGCGCTCGCCGAGCAGTTTCACCAGCTCCGCCAATTGGGGCCCGGTACGGGTATCAATCCCCTGCTGCTCAATATGCCAGACCAGATGCGTGGCAACGTAGTCGGCCGGAAGATCATTGATGTAATGATGATTAAGCCACATTAGTTTTTCGGTGTTAAACGCGCTGGCGGATTTGCTTACCGCGTCAAGGCTGAATAGCCGCTTCATGTCGTCGACGCTGAAAATTTCCTGATCGCCATGGGACCATCCCAGGCGCACCAGATAGTTCAGCAGCGCTTCCGGCAAAAAACCGTCATCGCGGTATTGCATGACCCCCACCGCGCCGTGGCGTTTGGAAAGCTTCTTGCCGTCGTCGCCCAGAATCATCGAAACATGGGCATAATCCGGCACCGGCGCGCCCAGGGCCTTGAGGATATTG from the Candidatus Sodalis pierantonius str. SOPE genome contains:
- the gltX gene encoding glutamate--tRNA ligase — protein: MKIKTRFAPSPTGYLHVGGARTALYSWLFARNLGGEFVLRIEDTDLERSTPPAIEAIMDGMNWLNLDWDEGPYFQTKRFDRYNAVIDDMLSHGTAYKCYCSKERLETLREAQMARGEKPRYDGRCRDSHDQHAADEPCVVRFSNPQDGSVVFNDLIRGPIEFSNQELDDLIIRRTDGSSTYNFCVVVDDYDMAITHVIRGEDHINNTPRQINILKALGAPVPDYAHVSMILGDDGKKLSKRHGAVGVMQYRDDGFLPEALLNYLVRLGWSHGDQEIFSVDDMKRLFSLDAVSKSASAFNTEKLMWLNHHYINDLPADYVATHLVWHIEQQGIDTRTGPQLAELVKLLGERCKTLKEIAASCRYFYEDSEFDVDAAKKHLRPVAAPALQAVRAKLAALDEWTPASVHAAIEQTAEELQVGMGKVGMPLRVAVTGAGQSPALDVTVHAIGQSRSLARIDLALDFIAQRAQ